A part of Terriglobus roseus genomic DNA contains:
- a CDS encoding ArnT family glycosyltransferase, translating to MQAQRRSSLRTGHIAFLAILWFLTQFAGIFGPPLLDDVDSIHTEAAREMITRHDYVTLYVDGIRYLDKPPLPYWLAAGGAQIFGMHDWAFRLPLALSVLVLILYVYSFGTRLFGERSGFYAGLAMATCIGPYIFTRFFIPDVMVALWMTICADLILRMVDSIRAEGRAKTWHAVLFALVCTAGMLTKGLIGIVFPLGLLVLYLLVIGELKMLLKMRAGIFTVAFLVTMLPWHILAWQQNAPSGGAKGWFWFYIVNDQINRYLNKRIPRDYDKVPLLTFWALLVVWLMPWGVFLFGAARRWWERRAAWRNGGPTVMLLLWAAMILLFFSFSTRQEYYTLPAVPALALLAGHYLSDAESRESKRSRWFYAALFFVAAIAAIVCIALAVVAKAPAPGADLFEALQQHPDDYRLSFGHLFDFTTNAFGFFRVPLITMAASLLLATGVPLFLKLRGKTFAANVVLALGMCGVLGSVHEGLRIFYPILGSEPLARVIQQHWDPAARIVIDGEYSNGDSINFYMGQPVYMLNGRVNNLWYGSLYADAPHRFEDDASFLALWNGGAPVFFVTHDAKRMHEWQAAHGGTLIGSSGGKYVLLNRS from the coding sequence ATGCAGGCACAGCGGCGTAGTTCTTTGCGGACAGGGCACATTGCTTTTCTCGCAATCCTTTGGTTTCTGACACAGTTCGCGGGCATTTTCGGACCGCCGCTGCTGGACGACGTGGATTCCATCCACACCGAAGCAGCGCGCGAGATGATTACGCGCCACGACTACGTCACGCTGTACGTAGACGGCATCCGCTACCTGGATAAGCCGCCTCTGCCGTACTGGCTGGCGGCGGGTGGCGCGCAGATCTTCGGCATGCACGACTGGGCATTCCGTCTGCCATTGGCGCTGTCCGTGCTGGTGTTGATCCTGTACGTGTATAGCTTTGGCACACGGCTGTTTGGAGAGCGGTCAGGCTTTTATGCAGGTCTGGCGATGGCCACGTGTATTGGCCCTTACATCTTCACGCGATTCTTCATTCCCGACGTGATGGTGGCGTTGTGGATGACCATATGTGCAGACCTGATTCTGCGCATGGTGGATTCCATTCGCGCAGAAGGCAGAGCGAAGACGTGGCACGCGGTGTTGTTTGCACTGGTATGTACGGCGGGCATGTTGACCAAGGGACTCATCGGCATCGTCTTCCCTCTGGGTTTGCTGGTGCTGTATCTGCTGGTGATCGGTGAGCTGAAGATGCTGTTGAAGATGCGCGCGGGCATCTTTACAGTGGCGTTTCTTGTGACCATGTTGCCGTGGCACATTCTTGCGTGGCAGCAGAACGCTCCCAGCGGCGGAGCGAAGGGTTGGTTCTGGTTTTACATCGTGAACGACCAGATCAATCGTTATCTGAATAAACGTATCCCGCGTGACTATGACAAGGTGCCGCTGCTGACCTTCTGGGCGTTGCTGGTGGTCTGGCTGATGCCATGGGGCGTGTTCCTGTTTGGAGCAGCGCGCCGTTGGTGGGAACGCAGAGCAGCATGGCGCAATGGCGGACCCACGGTGATGTTGCTGCTGTGGGCGGCGATGATCCTGCTGTTCTTCAGCTTCTCCACACGCCAGGAGTACTACACACTGCCCGCTGTGCCTGCGCTGGCGCTCCTGGCGGGGCATTATCTTTCCGACGCGGAGTCGCGCGAATCAAAGCGTTCGCGGTGGTTCTATGCGGCGCTGTTCTTTGTTGCTGCGATTGCGGCTATTGTTTGCATCGCGCTTGCAGTAGTAGCAAAGGCTCCTGCTCCGGGGGCGGACTTATTTGAAGCACTGCAGCAGCATCCGGATGATTACCGGCTTTCGTTTGGTCACCTGTTTGATTTCACAACGAATGCGTTTGGCTTCTTCCGTGTGCCGCTGATCACCATGGCAGCGAGCCTGTTGCTGGCAACAGGTGTACCGCTGTTCCTGAAATTGCGTGGCAAGACGTTTGCCGCGAATGTCGTGCTGGCCTTAGGTATGTGTGGCGTGTTGGGCAGCGTGCATGAGGGGCTGCGAATCTTCTATCCCATCCTTGGGTCGGAGCCGCTGGCTCGCGTGATTCAGCAGCACTGGGATCCTGCCGCGCGCATTGTGATTGACGGCGAGTATTCCAATGGCGACTCCATCAACTTCTACATGGGGCAGCCTGTGTACATGCTGAACGGGCGCGTGAATAACCTCTGGTACGGCTCGCTGTATGCGGATGCGCCGCATCGCTTTGAGGATGATGCTTCGTTCCTGGCGTTGTGGAATGGCGGGGCGCCGGTGTTCTTCGTAACGCATGATGCGAAGCGCATGCACGAGTGGCAGGCCGCACATGGCGGCACCTTGATTGGATCGTCTGGCGGGAAGTATGTTCTGCTGAACCGCAGTTAA
- a CDS encoding glycosyltransferase family 2 protein: MDYSIVIPLLNEEDAISELYTRLKSELEQIASNGKSYEIIFVDDGSRDRTFKLLSELASIDSTVNVIQFRRTYGKTAGLAAGFEMATGEITITMDGDLQHDPSDLPRFIKRVEEGYDIVCGWREKRVDNLWVRRIPSKIANYFMRKLSRVEIDDFGGGYKAYRTSLLREVPLYGGMQRFIPALASLQGARVCQLAIRNIPRRYGKSRYGIGRVIPVFFDLLRIHFLLNYLQQPLRFFGSWGLALIGSGGIMSVGLIYEWLFRDRHVMLHHGPLMLAAALLIVAGIQCFMGGLIGEMLLWLNKRGQKSDYSIAHMISGHDRETSLTS, encoded by the coding sequence ATGGACTATTCAATCGTCATTCCTTTACTCAACGAAGAAGACGCAATTTCCGAACTGTACACGCGCCTGAAGAGCGAATTGGAACAGATCGCTTCCAACGGCAAGAGCTACGAGATCATCTTCGTGGACGACGGTAGTCGCGACCGCACCTTCAAGCTGCTGAGCGAGCTTGCCTCCATCGACTCCACTGTGAACGTCATCCAGTTCCGTCGCACCTATGGCAAAACCGCCGGTCTGGCCGCGGGTTTTGAGATGGCAACCGGCGAAATCACCATCACCATGGATGGCGATCTGCAACATGACCCCTCCGACCTGCCACGTTTCATCAAACGCGTGGAAGAGGGCTACGACATTGTGTGTGGATGGCGCGAGAAGCGAGTGGATAACCTTTGGGTTCGTCGCATCCCATCGAAGATTGCCAACTACTTCATGCGCAAACTTTCGCGCGTAGAGATTGACGATTTCGGTGGTGGATACAAGGCGTATCGCACATCACTCCTGCGCGAAGTCCCACTCTATGGCGGCATGCAACGCTTCATTCCCGCACTCGCATCGTTGCAGGGCGCACGCGTATGCCAGTTGGCGATCCGCAACATTCCCCGCCGTTACGGCAAGTCGCGCTACGGAATTGGCCGCGTCATTCCTGTCTTCTTCGACCTGTTGCGCATCCACTTCCTGCTGAACTATTTGCAGCAGCCGCTGCGCTTCTTCGGATCGTGGGGACTTGCGCTGATCGGCAGCGGAGGCATCATGTCAGTGGGCCTGATCTATGAGTGGCTCTTCCGCGACCGTCACGTCATGCTGCACCACGGCCCGTTAATGCTCGCAGCCGCACTGCTCATTGTGGCGGGCATTCAGTGCTTCATGGGCGGTCTCATCGGCGAGATGCTGCTCTGGCTGAACAAGCGGGGCCAGAAGAGCGATTACAGCATCGCGCACATGATCAGCGGGCACGATCGCGAAACGAGCCTCACCTCTTAG
- a CDS encoding Ppx/GppA phosphatase family protein, with protein sequence MPTFAAIDIGSNSCRLAIANVEQHRIKVFHQDREVVRLGESVFETGEISPDAMANTIRALKRFQKAVQAQVVDRVRVVATSAMRDARNAAAFTAWVKSATGWTVEVVSGLEEGRLIHLGVVSGEPGARGKCVMIDLGGGSCEVTLSDNGRIQQMVSLPLGSVRLQQEFLHSDPPSADELRQLHIYIEREMRKLERKLGKPDVPLVIATSGAASALAEATQSTLLTKPKAKVVRAGKKSAAVKRVASKVGHLEADTTCVRKLANRLVKMKNSERMVVPGIGPKRSEIIIGGAFVYASILERLELNGFRYSSLGLRDGILAQMLSDSDERASVHRAVEQERWEGVLQVCRRYNIDLKRADAVRADAVKLFDALERVHGMSPDLRELLAAAAMMNEVGKFMNHQGHHRHAQYIIENSEIFGFSPAERTIMSAIARYLGKSRPDGMDRPLRAVPVEMQADVVRCVVLLRLAIGLNQNRATQPVHVNVRVYPKRVLLVLSAAKGGAELEQWSLKKEAPYFREIFRRDLVVELA encoded by the coding sequence ATGCCAACGTTTGCCGCCATCGACATCGGCTCCAACTCCTGCCGTCTTGCTATCGCCAATGTGGAACAGCACCGGATCAAGGTGTTTCACCAGGATCGCGAAGTGGTGCGGCTGGGCGAAAGCGTTTTTGAAACCGGTGAAATATCACCAGACGCCATGGCGAACACCATCCGCGCCCTGAAGCGTTTTCAGAAGGCGGTACAGGCTCAGGTGGTGGATCGCGTGCGTGTGGTGGCGACGTCTGCCATGCGTGATGCCCGCAACGCTGCGGCGTTTACCGCGTGGGTGAAGTCCGCGACGGGATGGACGGTGGAAGTTGTCTCCGGCCTGGAAGAGGGAAGGCTGATTCATCTTGGCGTGGTCTCCGGCGAACCCGGGGCACGCGGCAAATGCGTGATGATCGACCTTGGCGGCGGCTCCTGCGAGGTTACGTTGAGCGACAACGGACGTATCCAGCAGATGGTGTCGTTGCCGCTTGGATCGGTGCGTCTGCAGCAGGAGTTTTTGCACAGCGATCCGCCTTCGGCAGACGAGTTGCGCCAGCTCCACATTTACATTGAGCGCGAGATGCGCAAACTGGAACGCAAGCTGGGCAAACCGGATGTGCCGCTTGTCATTGCAACATCGGGTGCGGCTTCGGCCCTGGCAGAAGCAACGCAGAGCACGCTTTTGACTAAACCGAAGGCGAAGGTCGTTCGTGCAGGAAAGAAGTCTGCCGCAGTGAAACGCGTGGCGAGTAAGGTTGGCCACCTGGAAGCCGATACGACATGCGTGCGCAAGCTGGCGAACCGCCTGGTGAAGATGAAGAACAGCGAGCGCATGGTGGTGCCAGGTATCGGACCGAAGCGCAGCGAAATCATCATTGGCGGCGCCTTTGTGTACGCGTCCATTCTGGAGCGGCTGGAGCTGAACGGGTTTCGCTATTCATCGTTGGGATTGCGTGACGGCATCCTGGCGCAGATGCTCTCTGACTCTGACGAACGTGCTTCCGTCCACCGTGCCGTGGAGCAGGAACGTTGGGAGGGCGTGCTGCAGGTTTGCCGCCGATACAACATCGACCTGAAGCGCGCAGATGCGGTGCGTGCGGATGCAGTGAAGTTGTTCGACGCGTTGGAGCGTGTGCATGGCATGTCGCCGGATCTGCGTGAGTTACTGGCCGCTGCGGCAATGATGAACGAAGTGGGTAAGTTTATGAACCACCAGGGGCATCATCGCCACGCGCAGTACATCATTGAGAACTCGGAAATCTTCGGTTTCTCGCCAGCAGAACGCACCATCATGAGCGCGATTGCGCGTTACCTGGGCAAGAGCCGCCCGGATGGGATGGATCGGCCGCTACGCGCGGTTCCGGTGGAGATGCAGGCGGATGTGGTGCGCTGCGTTGTGCTGTTGCGCCTGGCGATTGGGCTGAATCAGAATCGCGCCACGCAGCCGGTACACGTGAATGTGCGTGTGTATCCCAAGCGCGTGTTGTTGGTGCTGAGTGCCGCAAAAGGCGGTGCGGAGCTGGAGCAGTGGTCGCTGAAGAAAGAAGCGCCTTACTTCCGCGAAATCTTCCGGCGCGACCTTGTCGTGGAGTTGGCGTAA
- a CDS encoding SixA phosphatase family protein, with protein sequence MNLYMLRHASAGQRRSNPVLDVKRPLDKAGKRDCLLLGNTLTSMNVSFDMIVSSPLKRSLQTASLVGTETGYEQKIVLSDALAPAATYAQFEKLLMECSGVESLLVVGHSPNLVEFLGTLMQPAQQTRASRPPASIRLRKGAIAKLNLERGAATMQWMLDPRVIRTLYANSTTRSRRKISRK encoded by the coding sequence ATGAACCTGTACATGCTGCGACATGCGTCGGCTGGTCAACGCCGATCAAACCCGGTCCTCGATGTAAAGCGTCCGCTGGATAAAGCGGGCAAGCGCGACTGTCTTCTGCTGGGCAATACGCTTACCAGCATGAATGTCAGCTTTGACATGATCGTCTCAAGTCCTCTGAAGCGTAGCCTGCAGACCGCATCGCTCGTTGGCACGGAAACGGGCTACGAACAGAAGATCGTTCTAAGCGACGCGCTTGCACCTGCCGCTACCTATGCCCAGTTTGAAAAGCTGCTCATGGAGTGCAGTGGCGTCGAGTCGCTGTTGGTGGTAGGCCACAGCCCCAATCTGGTCGAGTTCCTCGGCACATTGATGCAGCCCGCGCAGCAGACACGCGCCAGCCGTCCGCCTGCATCCATTCGTCTGCGTAAAGGTGCCATTGCAAAACTGAACCTGGAACGCGGCGCTGCGACGATGCAATGGATGCTGGACCCACGCGTCATCCGTACGCTTTACGCCAACTCCACGACAAGGTCGCGCCGGAAGATTTCGCGGAAGTAA
- a CDS encoding class I SAM-dependent methyltransferase, translating into MSGFDRLAKPYRWMEYLSFGTALENCRFHFLPVLRNTRHALLLGDGDGRFTAALLRQATAADAVAIDASGGMLHALKKRCAAVGAERRIQTFCTALNNGLSESLPRNHFDLIVTHFFLDCLNDAEVEHIAHDAALCATADARWVISDFHIPDHGAMRLPSRLIVRLLYLAFRLLTGLRAQQLPTHGPILHRNGWQMQQQQTSLGGLLISELWQRADNANIAKSIKSELQ; encoded by the coding sequence ATGAGTGGCTTCGATCGCCTGGCGAAGCCCTACCGCTGGATGGAATATCTCAGCTTCGGCACCGCGCTGGAAAATTGCCGTTTCCACTTCCTCCCGGTACTACGCAACACGCGACACGCCTTATTGCTAGGCGATGGGGATGGCCGTTTCACCGCTGCGTTATTGCGGCAGGCAACAGCAGCGGACGCAGTCGCGATCGATGCCAGCGGAGGCATGCTGCACGCACTCAAAAAACGTTGCGCTGCGGTTGGTGCGGAGCGTCGCATACAAACATTCTGCACAGCACTGAACAACGGGCTTTCCGAATCACTTCCGCGAAACCACTTCGACCTCATCGTCACTCACTTCTTCCTCGACTGCCTGAACGACGCGGAAGTGGAGCACATCGCGCACGACGCCGCCCTCTGCGCCACTGCCGATGCCCGCTGGGTTATCTCCGACTTCCACATCCCCGATCACGGCGCCATGCGCCTTCCATCGCGACTCATCGTGCGGCTCCTCTATCTCGCCTTTCGGCTCCTCACCGGCCTGCGCGCGCAACAACTACCCACACATGGACCAATCCTCCACCGCAACGGATGGCAGATGCAGCAACAGCAGACAAGCCTCGGCGGACTACTCATCAGCGAGTTGTGGCAGCGCGCTGACAACGCAAACATAGCCAAAAGCATAAAATCAGAGCTGCAATGA
- a CDS encoding 1,4-alpha-glucan branching protein domain-containing protein codes for MKKHLPGTAGYVSFVLHAHLPYVLHHGTWPHGLEWLLEAAAETYLPLLRMLRMLQDEGIPVHMNVSLSPVLLQQLAHPDFRAELPAYLERKIAAAREDAGFFELANEPHMLGLARHWERFFTHSLEELQILDGDLIAGFRAAQQTGSLSLITSAATHGYVPLLGTDESVLAHFRTAVRAHRKLIGSDTTGAWLPEFGYRPGGKWHFPVAPEGRSEAWQATQRIGSETALEDAGLGFTFVDAHLVENAERIDDGLRTSEASPSLYRPYRIGESNVAVLARDPRTTAQVWSPEAGYPGDFSYLDFHKKRWPGGHRYWRVTGVGLGMEGKEPYHPEAAQERSRVHAEHFVSLVADTLRSQPSPDNAPLLLCAPFDLELFGHWWHEGMQFLGNVFRILHNGSHGVHPTTTEEYLAHYGTAGRVRMSEGSWGTDGDNSVWLNNETSSLLSTVYAAQLALRDASQTPQWTAKGQAGRVARQMCRELLLMESSDWPMLITTGSARDYAEKRFREHADAFSQLQAMWSGINENRALTEQEEATLTELERVDNLFPDLDPADWKS; via the coding sequence ATGAAAAAACATCTCCCCGGCACAGCTGGCTATGTCAGCTTCGTGCTGCACGCCCATCTTCCGTACGTACTGCATCACGGCACATGGCCTCATGGGCTGGAATGGCTGCTGGAAGCTGCTGCTGAAACCTATCTGCCCTTGCTGCGCATGTTGCGCATGTTGCAGGATGAGGGCATCCCGGTCCACATGAATGTGAGCCTGTCTCCGGTTCTATTGCAGCAACTGGCGCACCCCGATTTTCGCGCCGAGCTGCCAGCCTATCTGGAGCGCAAGATTGCCGCAGCGCGTGAAGACGCCGGCTTCTTCGAACTCGCCAACGAGCCACATATGCTGGGGCTCGCGCGTCACTGGGAGCGATTCTTCACCCATTCGCTGGAAGAACTCCAGATTCTGGACGGCGACCTTATCGCCGGGTTCCGTGCCGCGCAGCAGACCGGCTCGTTATCACTGATAACCTCTGCGGCGACCCATGGTTACGTTCCTCTACTGGGCACCGATGAAAGCGTGCTGGCACATTTCCGGACAGCCGTACGCGCGCACCGCAAACTGATTGGCTCCGACACCACTGGCGCATGGCTGCCCGAGTTCGGATACCGTCCCGGCGGAAAATGGCATTTTCCGGTCGCTCCTGAGGGCCGCAGCGAAGCCTGGCAGGCGACGCAACGCATTGGTTCAGAAACCGCACTCGAGGATGCTGGCCTGGGATTTACCTTTGTCGACGCCCATCTGGTTGAAAACGCGGAGCGAATCGACGATGGGCTGCGTACCTCAGAGGCCTCTCCCTCGCTCTATCGTCCGTATCGCATTGGCGAGAGCAACGTGGCAGTGCTGGCCCGCGATCCACGTACCACCGCGCAGGTGTGGAGCCCGGAAGCTGGCTATCCTGGCGACTTCTCCTATCTGGACTTCCACAAGAAGCGCTGGCCCGGCGGACATCGCTACTGGCGCGTAACGGGTGTTGGACTTGGCATGGAAGGCAAGGAACCCTACCATCCGGAAGCCGCTCAGGAACGCTCCCGCGTTCACGCCGAACACTTCGTTTCGCTGGTCGCCGACACTCTGCGTTCGCAGCCGAGCCCCGACAACGCTCCGCTGCTGCTCTGCGCTCCGTTTGACCTGGAACTCTTCGGACATTGGTGGCATGAAGGAATGCAGTTCCTGGGCAACGTCTTCCGCATCCTGCACAACGGGTCGCATGGCGTTCACCCCACCACCACTGAGGAATATCTTGCGCATTACGGCACTGCGGGCCGCGTGCGCATGTCCGAAGGATCGTGGGGCACGGACGGTGACAACAGCGTTTGGCTGAACAACGAAACCTCGTCACTGCTGAGCACCGTTTACGCCGCACAGCTTGCCTTGCGCGACGCCTCACAAACGCCGCAGTGGACTGCTAAGGGGCAGGCGGGACGTGTGGCGCGCCAGATGTGCCGCGAACTTTTGCTGATGGAATCGAGTGACTGGCCGATGCTGATCACCACCGGTTCCGCCCGTGACTATGCTGAGAAGCGTTTCCGCGAACACGCCGACGCTTTCTCCCAACTGCAGGCGATGTGGTCCGGTATCAATGAAAATCGCGCACTGACAGAGCAGGAAGAAGCCACGCTGACGGAACTGGAACGCGTGGACAACCTCTTCCCGGATCTGGACCCCGCCGATTGGAAATCCTGA
- a CDS encoding BON domain-containing protein — protein MSMSIRFTNHIALAAVLLVGVTGCKQAAPVDDATLTSQVQQKIASESGLANEPVQVSTANGSVTLSGNVSNAAARTLAANDAAGVTGVRQVVNNITVNPATPPVSAAAITPQPEVPTQTAPAPKVAVVAKKTPPPPPVRNTPAPAPAPIERASAPAPVPVPVQQPAPPPPPPQPVVRTITIPSGTTIPVRVTQTLDSASTQQGDRFSGAVATDIVQDGMLVIPRGAVVSGTVTEVHEAAHFKGSSLLTVELTGVTVRGQNIPLAVTPYSVEGKGRGKNTAIKTGVGAAAGAVLGGIFGGGKGAAIGAAAGGGTGAGINAVTRGEQVQIPSESVVRFSLTNAVAVRTSTHAAGGDGSGLQNR, from the coding sequence ATGAGTATGAGCATCCGGTTTACGAACCACATTGCACTCGCTGCCGTATTGCTGGTTGGCGTAACAGGTTGCAAACAGGCAGCACCTGTTGACGACGCCACACTAACTTCGCAGGTTCAGCAGAAGATTGCGTCTGAAAGCGGTCTGGCCAACGAACCGGTCCAGGTATCCACGGCCAATGGCTCGGTAACCCTGAGCGGAAACGTCAGCAACGCTGCAGCGCGTACCCTTGCCGCCAATGATGCAGCGGGTGTCACAGGTGTCCGCCAGGTGGTGAACAACATCACCGTCAACCCCGCAACACCTCCGGTAAGCGCCGCTGCGATTACACCTCAGCCGGAAGTCCCCACACAGACCGCTCCCGCACCGAAGGTAGCTGTCGTGGCCAAGAAGACTCCGCCACCGCCGCCAGTACGCAACACTCCCGCGCCGGCGCCTGCTCCCATCGAACGGGCATCAGCACCCGCACCAGTTCCCGTTCCGGTCCAGCAGCCCGCTCCGCCACCACCGCCACCCCAGCCAGTGGTCCGCACCATCACAATTCCCTCTGGCACCACGATCCCCGTACGCGTGACCCAGACGCTGGATAGCGCCAGCACGCAGCAGGGCGACCGCTTCTCCGGCGCTGTGGCGACGGACATCGTGCAGGACGGCATGCTGGTCATTCCACGTGGCGCGGTGGTCTCCGGAACCGTCACGGAAGTCCACGAAGCCGCTCACTTCAAAGGATCTTCGCTGCTTACTGTGGAACTCACGGGTGTAACCGTACGCGGCCAGAACATCCCCTTGGCGGTCACGCCCTACAGCGTGGAAGGCAAGGGCCGCGGCAAGAACACCGCCATTAAGACCGGCGTAGGCGCTGCGGCAGGCGCAGTCCTTGGCGGCATCTTTGGCGGCGGCAAAGGCGCAGCCATCGGCGCTGCGGCAGGCGGCGGTACCGGCGCTGGCATCAACGCCGTTACACGCGGTGAGCAGGTGCAGATTCCCAGCGAAAGCGTCGTTCGGTTCAGCCTGACAAATGCTGTCGCGGTACGCACCTCAACACACGCGGCTGGCGGGGACGGAAGCGGACTGCAGAACCGTTAA
- a CDS encoding YtxH domain-containing protein has protein sequence MADDNMSGLGWFLAGLGIGALVGVLYAPKSGRETREDLAAQARDAKEKANQYVDQGRDQINDYVDKGREYYDKGRTQWSQYVDKGKDFLAQQQDKVASAVDTGKQIYQEKVESQTY, from the coding sequence ATGGCAGACGATAACATGAGCGGTCTGGGATGGTTCCTTGCGGGACTTGGTATCGGTGCGCTGGTGGGTGTGCTGTACGCGCCGAAGAGCGGCCGTGAAACTCGCGAAGACCTTGCTGCGCAGGCTCGCGATGCGAAGGAAAAGGCTAACCAGTATGTGGACCAGGGCCGCGATCAGATCAACGATTACGTGGACAAGGGTCGCGAGTACTACGACAAGGGCCGCACGCAGTGGAGCCAATACGTCGACAAGGGCAAGGACTTCCTCGCCCAGCAGCAGGACAAAGTCGCTTCTGCCGTGGATACCGGCAAACAGATTTATCAAGAGAAAGTCGAAAGCCAGACTTACTAA
- a CDS encoding DUF948 domain-containing protein: MTESQAHYILIFSGISAVGILLGAIAFSIFALSCAHLLKELRGLMSEAQGKVYPILENVQEISEKVADISTTVRETAADVAPKVRRVSQNLADTSDRYHARLAEVDELVGDTTRRVRNQTERADAFVTNSLDRTHEVVNTTLGRVQHVLDSLHNAIYAPVRQISGLASGARASIESLISSFAPKQKPKTPKPTAFEGESVYTGYEDDYHA, from the coding sequence ATGACCGAGTCGCAAGCGCATTACATACTTATCTTTTCCGGCATCAGCGCCGTTGGCATTCTGCTTGGTGCCATTGCCTTCAGTATCTTTGCTCTTTCCTGCGCCCATCTCTTGAAAGAACTGCGAGGCCTGATGTCGGAGGCCCAGGGCAAGGTGTACCCCATCCTTGAAAATGTGCAGGAGATTTCAGAGAAGGTCGCCGACATTTCAACGACGGTACGCGAGACGGCTGCGGACGTTGCGCCGAAAGTGCGTCGCGTGTCGCAGAACCTGGCTGACACCAGCGACCGTTACCATGCACGACTCGCGGAGGTGGATGAACTTGTTGGCGATACCACGCGACGCGTTCGAAATCAGACCGAACGCGCCGACGCATTCGTGACGAACAGTCTTGATCGAACGCATGAAGTGGTGAACACAACGCTTGGCCGCGTGCAGCATGTGCTGGATTCTCTCCACAATGCGATCTACGCACCGGTGCGTCAGATCTCGGGACTTGCGAGCGGTGCAAGGGCAAGCATCGAATCGCTGATCTCCAGCTTTGCGCCGAAACAAAAGCCGAAGACTCCGAAACCGACAGCCTTTGAAGGCGAGAGTGTGTACACGGGGTATGAGGACGACTATCACGCGTGA
- the mnmA gene encoding tRNA 2-thiouridine(34) synthase MnmA, with product MATTAPNPAEHAFPAPDPTSTIAVAMSGGVDSSAVAALLQQEGHTLVGLTLQLWDQRRLSGKDGIPEQVTGRCCSLDDVYDARRVAGQLGIPYYVVNQQRRFEADVVQPFVNDYLAGRTPIPCTLCNNHLKFDELLKTARGIGAERVATGHYARVRYDEERGRWLLLRPADRSKDQTYFLFGLTQEQLSRTIFPLGEMQKPAVRAMAEEQGLRVAQKPDSQEICFIPGGDYKAFLHAYLEEQGREMPETSGDLVTASGEVVGSHTGIHSFTVGQRKGIQQQLHRHHSEPFYVLGIEPASNRVVVGQEEELHQTRGVADRVNWISIDTLREPMRVQAKIRHRHEPANATIHPLEDGRVEIVFDEPQRAITPGQAAMFFDGDVVVGGGWLI from the coding sequence ATGGCCACCACGGCACCCAACCCGGCGGAGCACGCATTTCCCGCTCCTGATCCCACGTCCACCATCGCTGTAGCGATGAGCGGCGGCGTGGACTCGTCTGCCGTGGCCGCTCTGCTGCAGCAGGAGGGACACACGCTGGTGGGCCTTACGCTGCAGCTATGGGATCAGCGCCGACTCTCCGGCAAGGATGGCATTCCCGAACAGGTCACAGGCCGCTGCTGTTCGCTGGATGACGTTTACGACGCACGCCGCGTCGCCGGTCAGCTTGGCATTCCGTACTACGTGGTGAATCAGCAGCGCCGCTTTGAAGCAGATGTCGTGCAGCCGTTTGTGAACGACTACCTCGCAGGCCGCACGCCCATTCCCTGCACGCTGTGCAATAACCACCTGAAGTTCGACGAGCTTCTGAAGACCGCCCGCGGTATTGGTGCGGAGCGCGTAGCAACGGGTCACTACGCACGCGTACGCTACGACGAAGAGCGTGGCCGCTGGCTGCTGCTCCGTCCTGCGGATCGTAGCAAGGACCAGACTTACTTCCTCTTCGGACTTACGCAGGAGCAGTTGAGCCGCACGATCTTTCCGCTGGGCGAAATGCAGAAGCCTGCTGTGCGCGCCATGGCCGAGGAACAGGGGTTGCGCGTGGCGCAGAAGCCCGACTCGCAGGAGATCTGCTTCATCCCCGGCGGCGACTACAAAGCGTTCCTGCACGCCTACCTGGAAGAACAGGGCCGAGAGATGCCCGAGACCTCGGGCGACCTCGTCACCGCGAGCGGCGAAGTTGTTGGCTCACACACAGGCATCCACAGCTTCACCGTGGGGCAGCGCAAGGGCATTCAGCAGCAGTTGCATCGCCACCACAGCGAACCGTTCTACGTGCTGGGCATTGAGCCTGCAAGCAATCGCGTGGTCGTAGGTCAGGAAGAAGAACTGCACCAGACGCGCGGTGTTGCGGATCGAGTGAACTGGATCAGCATCGACACTCTGCGCGAGCCCATGCGTGTGCAAGCGAAAATTCGTCATCGCCACGAGCCTGCCAATGCAACCATTCATCCACTGGAAGATGGTCGCGTAGAGATTGTCTTTGACGAACCGCAGCGTGCCATCACGCCGGGGCAGGCAGCCATGTTCTTCGATGGCGATGTCGTGGTCGGCGGCGGCTGGCTGATCTAA